The Candidatus Tanganyikabacteria bacterium genomic sequence CTCCTTCGTTCTCCCTCCTCTTCGTCCACAGGAGCCGGAATGTCGTTGAATCGGGTCGCCACTTTCGCGTGCGTCGCCGCCATTGCCGCCACGTTGGCCGGATGCGGCACCGCGCTCACCGCCCCCGCCGCCCTGCAGGGCACCGCGCCCAGGGCCGCTCTGGGCGCCAAGGCCGTCTCGGGCCAGCTGATCGTCAAGTACAAGGCCGCCCCCGGGGTGAGCGCCCTCTCCCGCGTGCTGGCGGACAACCAGGCCCTCGGCTACCAGATCGTCGCGGTTCCGCCCGGCCAGACCCTGGAGCAAGCCGCGGCCGCCCTGGCCGCCGATCCGGCCGTCGAGTGGGTCGACCAGAACTGGATCCTTGCCGCGCCCGATCCCTTCGCCACCGATCGCAAGCCGCCCCGCAAGGCCGCGGGCATCGGCTTCACCACCAACGATCCGGTCGGCAAGAAGCAGTGGCACGCCCCCAAGATCAACGCCGAGAAGGCCTGGGGCGCGAGCCGGGGCGAGGGCGTCGTGGTGGCGGTGGTCGATACCGGTATCGACGAGGACCATCCCGACCTCAAGGCCAACCTGCTTCCCGGCTACAACACCCTGGAAAACAACGACCGGCCCCATGACGACAACGGCCACGGCACGCATGTCGCCGGCATCATCGCCTCCGTCGCGCAGAATGGCGTGGGCACCGCGGGCGTGGCGCCCGGAGCCAAGATCCTGCCGGTGCGGGCGCTGGGCGACATG encodes the following:
- a CDS encoding peptidase S8; protein product: MSLNRVATFACVAAIAATLAGCGTALTAPAALQGTAPRAALGAKAVSGQLIVKYKAAPGVSALSRVLADNQALGYQIVAVPPGQTLEQAAAALAADPAVEWVDQNWILAAPDPFATDRKPPRKAAGIGFTTNDPVGKKQWHAPKINAEKAWGASRGEGVVVAVVDTGIDEDHPDLKANLLPGYNTLENNDRPHDDNGHGTHVAGIIASVAQNGVGTAGVAPGAKILPVRALGDMGGSAQSVASAIQWAADKGADVINLSLGSTQPSKAIESAVKYALRKGAAVVAAMGNAGDQGNPRCWPASYAGVIAVGALEPSDEPTSWSNWGEWQAVSAPGYGIWSTFPTYETSLYRIAKKNPGALPPENKIELGYSAISGTSQASPVVAGVAALLKSRDKRMTPAQVRDRLMKTA